In one window of Aphidius gifuensis isolate YNYX2018 linkage group LG4, ASM1490517v1, whole genome shotgun sequence DNA:
- the LOC122854606 gene encoding histone H2B-like, giving the protein MPPKASGKSAKKADKAQKNIIKTAKIKRKKKRKQSYAIYIYKVLKQVHPDTGVSSKAMSIMNSFVNDIFERIAAEATRLAHYSKRSTITSREIQTAVRLLLPGELAKHAISEGTKAVTKYTSTK; this is encoded by the coding sequence ATGCCTCCTAAAGCGAGCGGTAAATCAGCGAAGAAAGCTGACAAAGCCCAGAAGAACATCATCAAGACTGCCAAAATCAAGAGAAAGAAGAAGAGGAAGCAAAGTTACGCTATCTACATCTACAAAGTCTTGAAGCAGGTTCATCCAGATACTGGTGTTTCATCTAAAGCCATGAGCATCATGAACAGCTTCGTCAATGACATCTTTGAGCGTATAGCTGCTGAAGCAACCCGTTTGGCTCATTACAGTAAGAGATCAACCATCACCTCACGGGAAATTCAAACAGCTGTTCGTCTTCTTCTTCCTGGTGAACTTGCCAAGCATGCTATCAGTGAAGGTACCAAAGCAGTCACCAAGTACACCAGCACAAAGTAA
- the LOC122853739 gene encoding histone H4-like: MTGRVNEYIRLDKGSANRYRQIYRSNIQGVTKPVIRRLARRGGLEHILCLIYKETRRVLKVILQNVIRDVIIYTKDAERKTVTAMDVVYALKRQGHNLCALGG; this comes from the coding sequence ATGACTGGCCGTGTCAACGAATACATAAGGTTAGACAAAGGATCAGCGAATCGTTATCGTCAAATATACCGTAGCAACATCCAAGGTGTCACCAAGCCAGTCATACGTCGTTTGGCTCGTCGTGGAGGTCTTGAACATATACTTTGCCTCATCTACAAAGAAACTCGTAGAGTTCTTAAAGTGATTCTTCAAAATGTTATTCGTGATGTCATCATTTACACAAAAGACGCTGAACGAAAGACAGTCACTGCTATGGACGTCGTCTATGCCTTAAAACGTCAAGGACACAATCTATGTGCTCTTGGAGGATAA
- the LOC122854601 gene encoding transmembrane protein 45B-like — MEHHESLFPHILIGTIFYLFGLKWCSEYAKFWMLSYKRDYEDDSQKSKSLSRTCQQLFMDHPIEGCLKLLATAIGLIGTVMGDLSDTEVVSPKVIHATIYLFFAFSGLVDVLTFYFPKNIPIGLANLALAQSFFIEGFLFVWASPQSNVANQIFAGIVWTTSIGVALELVWPELKLLRGFTTILQGGWITHMVRVNQINILTPERIALAFTWHIAGAFGVTLCIVAITRCFMPKNDQPPEVPVYDYCLDQPSHVV; from the coding sequence ATGGAGCATCATGAGAGTCTATTTCCCCACATTTTAATtggtacaattttttatttatttggcttAAAATGGTGCAGTGAATATGCAAAATTTTGGATGTTATCATATAAACGTGATTATGAAGATGATTCACAAAAATCAAAGAGTTTATCACGTACATGTCAACAGTTATTTATGGATCATCCAATTGAAggatgtttaaaattattagcaaCAGCAATTGGTTTAATTGGTACCGTTATGGGAGATTTATCAGATACTGAAGTTGTATCACCAAAAGTAATTCAtgcaacaatatatttattttttgcattttctggtcttgttgatgtattaacattttattttccaaaaaatataCCAATTGGTCTTGCTAATCTTGCATTAGcacaaagtttttttattgaaggttttttatttgtatggGCAAGTCCACAATCAAATGTTGCTAATCAAATATTTGCTGGTATTGTATGGACAACGTCAATTGGTGTTGCACTTGAATTAGTATGGccagaattaaaattactcaGAGGTTTTACAACAATTCTTCAAGGTGGATGGATAACTCATATGGTTAGagttaatcaaattaatatattaacacCTGAAAGAATTGCATTGGCATTTACATGGCATATTGCTGGTGCATTTGGTGTTACACTATGTATTGTTGCAATAACAAGATGTTTTATGCCAAAAAATGATCAACCACCAGAAGTACCAGTTTATGATTATTGTCTTGATCAACCCAGTCatgttgtttaa
- the LOC122854603 gene encoding actin-related protein 2/3 complex subunit 4 produces MSGTLKPYLTAVRHTLTAAMCMENFSSQVVEKHNKPEIEVGISKELLLTPVIISRNDKEKVLIESSINSMRISIAVKQVDDLEKILCHKFTRFMMMRAENFLILRRTPIKGYDISFLITNIHIEQMYKHKIVDFVIHFMEEIDREISEMKLSMNARARICAEEFLKRF; encoded by the exons atg tcagGAACTTTGAAACCTTATCTTACTGCAGTGAGACATACTTTAACAGCAGCAATGTGTatggaaaatttttcatcCCAAGTTGTTGAAAAACATAACAAGCCAGAAATTGAAGTTGGAATAagtaaagaattattattaacacctGTTATTATTAGTAgaaatgataaagaaaaagtgTTGATTGAATCAAGCATTAATAGTATGAGAATAAGTATAGCTGTTAAACAAGTTGATGATTTGGAAAAAATACtttgtcataaatttacaagatttatgatgatgagagctgaaaattttttaattttaagaagAACACCAATCAAG GGATATGACATCAGTTTTCTCATTACAAATATTCACATTGAACAAATGTACAAACacaaaattgttgattttgttaTACATTTTATGGAGGAAATTGATCGAGAAATAAGTGAAATGAAATTATCAATGAATGCAAGAGCTCGAATTTGTGctgaagaatttttaaaaaga tTTTAA